One part of the Deltaproteobacteria bacterium genome encodes these proteins:
- a CDS encoding type II toxin-antitoxin system VapC family toxin, with protein sequence MLTRLPPPHRAESGVVRDWLVQRFAGRFLVLSAVEHRRFVSALPEHGVSGGAAYDALVAATARAAGVALATLDRRARLVYERYGLEIVGG encoded by the coding sequence GTGCTGACGCGGCTCCCGCCGCCTCATCGCGCGGAGTCCGGCGTGGTCCGCGACTGGCTCGTTCAGCGGTTTGCGGGGCGGTTCCTCGTGCTGTCGGCGGTGGAGCACCGGCGGTTCGTGTCGGCTTTGCCGGAACACGGCGTGTCGGGTGGTGCCGCCTACGACGCTCTGGTCGCGGCTACCGCGCGGGCGGCGGGCGTCGCGCTTGCGACCCTCGACCGGCGCGCGCGCCTCGTCTACGAGCGATACGGTCTCGAGATCGTGGGCGGATAG
- a CDS encoding crotonase/enoyl-CoA hydratase family protein — MSVRYRVDGPIAVITIDRPEVANAIDRPTAEALADAFRRFDADESLSVAVLTGANGKFCAGADLKAMRDDPARVSRVAPDGDGPVGPTRMLLGKPVIAAVEGHAVAGGLELAAWCDLRVAAEDAVFGVFCRRWGIPLMDGGTIRLVRLIGHSHALDLILTGRGVSGEEALRMGLANRLVPRGQALAAAMSLAREIASRPQTALRSDRLCSYEQWSLALDEALGVEYRRGMATLETGEMIGGLERYASGGWREGRFT, encoded by the coding sequence GTGAGCGTACGCTACCGTGTGGACGGGCCGATCGCCGTGATCACGATCGATCGCCCCGAAGTGGCCAACGCCATCGACCGGCCCACCGCCGAGGCGCTGGCCGACGCTTTCCGCCGCTTCGATGCCGACGAGTCGCTCTCCGTCGCGGTCCTCACCGGCGCGAACGGGAAGTTCTGCGCCGGGGCCGACCTGAAGGCGATGCGGGATGACCCGGCGCGCGTGAGCCGCGTCGCGCCGGACGGGGACGGTCCGGTGGGGCCGACGCGGATGCTCCTCGGCAAGCCCGTCATCGCGGCGGTCGAGGGGCACGCCGTCGCGGGCGGTCTCGAGCTCGCCGCCTGGTGCGACCTCCGCGTCGCGGCCGAGGACGCCGTGTTCGGCGTCTTCTGTCGGCGCTGGGGCATTCCGCTGATGGACGGCGGCACGATCCGCCTCGTGCGCCTCATCGGGCACAGCCACGCGCTGGACCTGATCCTCACCGGCCGCGGCGTCTCCGGCGAGGAGGCGTTGCGGATGGGCCTCGCCAACCGACTCGTCCCACGCGGTCAGGCGCTCGCGGCCGCGATGTCGCTCGCACGGGAGATCGCGTCGCGACCGCAGACGGCGCTGCGCAGCGACCGGCTCTGTTCCTACGAGCAGTGGAGCCTGGCGCTCGACGAGGCGCTCGGCGTCGAGTACCGGCGCGGCATGGCGACCCTCGAGACGGGCGAGATGATCGGCGGTCTCGAGCGCTATGCGTCGGGGGGCTGGCGCGAGGGCCGATTCACGTGA